A single genomic interval of Nycticebus coucang isolate mNycCou1 chromosome 21, mNycCou1.pri, whole genome shotgun sequence harbors:
- the FLRT3 gene encoding leucine-rich repeat transmembrane protein FLRT3: MISPAWTIFLIGTKIGLFLQVAPLSVMAKSCPSVCRCDAGFIYCNDRSLTSIPTGIPEDATTLYLQNNQINNAGIPSELKNLLKVERIFLYHNSLDEFPTNLPKYVKELHLQENNIRTITYDSLSKIPYLEELHLDDNSVSAVSIEEGAFRDSNYLRLLFLSRNHLSTIPWGLPRTIEELRLDDNRISTISSPSLQGLTSLKRLVLDGNLLNNHGLGDKVFFNLVNLTELSLVRNSLTAAPVNLPGTNLRKLYLQDNHINQVPPNAFSYLRQLYRLDMSNNNLSNLPQGVFNDLDNITQLILRNNPWYCGCKMKWVRDWLQSLPVKVNVRGLMCQAPEKVRGMAIKDLSAELFDCKDSGIVSTVQTTTATPNTVYPALGQWPAPVTKLPDIKNTKLTKDQRTTGSPSKKTITITVKSVTSDTIHISWKLAQPMTALRLSWLKLGHSPAFGSITETIVTGERNEYLVTALEPDSPYRVCLVPMEASNLYLFDEAPVCTETETAPLRMYNPTTTLNREQEKEPYKNPNLPLAAIIGGAVALVTIALLALVCWYVHRNGSLFSRNCAYSKGRRRKDDYAEAGTKKDNSILEIRETSFQMLPISNEPISKEEFVIHTIYPPNGMNLYKNNHSESSSNRSYRDSGIPDSDHSHS, from the coding sequence ATGATCAGTCCAGCCTGGACCATCTTCCTCATCGGGACTAAAATTGGGCTGTTCCTTCAAGTGGCACCTCTGTCAGTGATGGCTAAATCCTGTCCGTCTGTGTGTCGCTGTGATGCAGGTTTCATTTACTGTAACGATCGCTCTCTGACATCCATTCCAACAGGAATACCAGAGGATGCTACAACTCTCTACCTTCAGAACAACCAAATAAATAATGCTGGGATTCCTTCAGAGTTGAAAAACTTGCTGAAAGTAGAAAGAATATTCCTATACCACAACAGTTTAGATGAATTTCCTACAAACCTCCCAAAGTATGTAAAAGAATTACATTTGCAAGAAAATAACATAAGGACTATCACTTATGATTCACTTTCAAAAATTCCGTATCTGGAAGAATTACACTTAGATGACAACTCTGTCTCTGCTGTTAGCATTGAAGAGGGAGCATTCCGAGACAGCAACTATCTCCGCCTGCTTTTCCTGTCCCGTAACCACCTTAGCACAATTCCCTGGGGCTTGCCCAGGACTATAGAGGAACTACGTTTGGATGATAATCGAATATCGACTATTTCTTCACCATCTCTTCAAGGTCTCACTAGCCTAAAACGCCTGGTTTTAGATGGAAATCTGTTGAACAATCATGGTTTAGGTGACAAAGTTTTCTTCAACCTAGTTAACTTAACAGAACTGTCATTGGTGCGGAATTCCCTGACTGCTGCACCAGTAAACCTTCCAGGCACAAACCTGAGGAAGCTTTATCTTCAAGACAACCACATCAATCAGGTGCCCCCAAATGCCTTTTCCTACCTAAGGCAGCTGTATCGACTGGATATGTCCAATAATAACCTAAGTAATTTACCTCAGGGTGTCTTCAATGATTTGGACAACATAACCCAACTGATTCTTCGCAACAACCCCTGGTATTGTGGGTGCAAGATGAAATGGGTACGTGACTGGTTACAGTCACTACCTGTGAAGGTCAACGTGCGTGGGCTTATGTGCCAAGCTCCAGAAAAAGTTCGCGGGATGGCTATCAAGGACCTCAGTGCAGAACTGTTTGATTGTAAAGACAGTGGGATTGTGAGCACTGTTCAGACAACCACTGCAACACCTAATACAGTGTATCCTGCCCTAGGACAGTGGCCAGCTCCAGTGACCAAACTACCAGACATTAAGAACACCAAGCTGACTAAGGATCAGCGAACCACAGGGAGTCCCTCAAAAAAAACAATCACAATTACTGTGAAGTCTGTCACCTCTGACACAATTCATATCTCTTGGAAACTTGCTCAACCCATGACTGCTTTAAGACTTAGCTGGCTTAAACTGGGCCATAGCCCAGCATTTGGATCTATAACAGAAACAATTGTAACAGGGGAACGCAATGAATACCTGGTCACAGCCCTGGAGCCTGACTCACCCTACAGAGTATGCCTGGTTCCCATGGAAGCCAGTAACCTCTACCTATTTGATGAAGCTCCCGTTTGTACTGAGACTGAAACGGCACCCCTTCGAATGTACAACCCTACAACCACCCTCAATCGAGAGCAAGAGAAAGAACCTTATAAAAACCCCAATTTACCTTTGGCTGCCATTATTGGTGGGGCTGTGGCCCTGGTGACCATTGCccttcttgctttagtgtgttgGTATGTTCACAGGAATGGATCACTCTTCTCAAGGAACTGTGCGTACAGCAAAGGGAGGCGAAGAAAGGACGACTATGCAGAAGCTGGCACTAAGAAGGACAACTCTATCCTGGAAATCAGGGAAACTTCTTTTCAGATGTTACCAATAAGCAATGAACCCATCTCGAAGGAGGAGTTTGTAATACACACCATATATCCTCCTAATGGAAtgaatctgtacaaaaacaatcaCAGTGAAAGCAGTAGTAACCGAAGCTACAGGGACAGTGGCATTCCAGACTCTGATCACTCACACTCATGA